The segment GACtctcttcatgagttgagatgaagtgtttagtagcaacctcactacattCTAAGaactttctaagataggtcggAGGATGAATTCCCTTCATGAGTTTAGTTATGTTGTTCACTAGTTATCTTTACCTATAGTAGATAATGATTAGAATCCATCGGGTTTATGTCTATCAcagagaggatatgaagaagaggtggttacactttatgagttgagatgttgtattccaatataCCTCTTCAGATGAGTAATCCTCCtaagtagagaatgagttacttagtagcaatctccttatgcCTTAACTATGCGTCCACATAGGTGTACCTATTGGCCAAGCCAAGTAAAAGCTAAATTAATGACCTTAATCTAGGCAAGTGATAATCCCTCATccgataaattttaaaatcgggattccatgtctagctcccacggtctatgtcggttaatctAACCTCCgacaaaagtaatgaaaatactAAGTCATTTAAAATAGTGTACTACacagggtaggtagtggaatgggacgttatttatcaatttgACTAGGTAGGCGTTCTAAAAGGCGGCTCTTAGTGAGTCTATGTAAACTGAATGAACTAAGTTTTCTTAAAAGAAcctactacttagggtaggtagcaGAATGGGACACTATCTTTCCATTGCACTGAGTAGACCTTCTAAAAGGGGAATCTTGGTGCCaagccttctaaaagagtgtcctacttaaggtaggtggtggtatgggacacatctactcattgcactaagtaggaatTCTAAAAAGGAAGACTTGGTGGATGTTTTGGGTGTTCTTCTGATGTCTTGTTATTGAGTGGAAGCTTGTTCTCCCGATGTGAGTAAGCGAAAAATTAATATCCGGAGGATCACTTTGGTGATTATTTAAAGAGGCATATGcgtacttccttcatgtcttacctttaAGAGTCTTACGATAATCATTATTTAGGGAAACTCCTACGAAAATGAGCTCACTTCTTCTTTGTTTGGCCTTGAAAGTTCACTCCTTTAAAATTAGGGTAGTTCACTGTAAATGCTCAAATTGAATTCACTGTAATCTTTTGGAAGTTTACCGTAAAAGGTGTGTTTTggtgaaaattatgaaaattcttctctaagtgttaaatgaatatacttatgttattttaattttatattaatgaattcatTACTTAATTGACATGAAAGTCTATTCTTACTAAAATTTCCCTTTCTGCATGTGCCATAATtggtacattatttgtactaactccatacttTTTTATACTATGAAAGTATAGGTTGGaaacattttgaaatatttgatggaGAAGCTTGGGAAATATACTCTCTCAAGatttggtatatcctcatatattcgacGACATAGTATacgtttttcttaattttaattttaagacttattatatattttcttttactgTAAAGGGTCGTatccctaagatattatattgTGTCTATAAGTTTTATTGTGACAATGACATtctctaaaaatatatgaaacactagatttttattaaatgtcTTGAAGAGTTTTTATTCCACACCACTTTTAATGTCTTATGTAATGGACGATAgttaagggcttgtacaagaacCCAAAGGGTCGAGGACACCATGTCATGAcccaagggttctccctaacaTTTAGGGGGGACTTGTGGGTCGTTACATTAACGTTTACGATGATGTTCACATTCACGTTCATATTAACGTTgacgttcatgttgacattAATGATTATGTTGAAGTTGACATCCATGTAGACATTCATGTTGATGGTCacgttgatgttcatgttgagaGTAACATTCACATTGAGtttgacgttgacattgacgttgatgttgacgttcacgttcacattgacattgacaatgatgttaatattgatattaacattcacgttgacgttgacattgacattcacggtaacgtgcaggttgacatttacattgacattgacattgacatttatATTTACTTTCATGGTCACTATAATGTTAATGTTCACCTTGATAATCACATTCACAATGACATTCATGTTGACGCTGACATTGACATTAATGTACACGCTTACGTTAACATTCAAATCACTTTAACATTGATATTacgttcacattgatgttgacattgacattatATTCACATTCAAATTGACATTCATGTGCACGTTTATGTTGACGTAAATATTAACATTAACATTCAGATTGATTTTCACCTTGACTTTTATACTTATGTTGGCATTCATCTTCACGTTCACATCGACGATTACATTTttattgacattgacattcgCATTCATGTTCATGTTGAGGTTCTCGTTCATGTTCAAGTTGAAGTTCACATTTACGTTGGCATATATGTTCACATTTATTATCACATTaatattcatgttgatgttgacattgatgtttaaattgacattgacattgacattgaagttcacattgacgtttaagtttatgttgacgttcacgttcacattatcattcacattgacgttcatgtagacattgacattaacattgacattgacgttgatgtGGACATTCACGTTTAACTTGACGTGGAGAGGGATGTTCACGTAGATGTTTACATTGATGCTCATGTTGATATTCATATTAAACTTCACGTTCAAGTccacattgacattgacgttcgTGTTATTGTTAACATTGATGCTCACGTTCACATTGAGGTTGACATAAATGTTCACgttgatattgatgttgacgttcacgTCGACATTAACATTGACATTAACTTTGATGTCGACATTGATGTTGACTTTAATGTTGACCTTGAGATTGACGTTAACATTGATGTTCATGCtgacattcatgttgatatttaCATTAGcgttgatgttcacattcatGTTTACAATGACGTTGaggttgatgttcacattgacattggtattcacgttcacattgatgtttTCATAGATGCTCACGTTGATGTGCACATTCATCTTCACGTTGACGCTTTTATAGACGCTCatattgatgttcacatt is part of the Solanum lycopersicum chromosome 1, SLM_r2.1 genome and harbors:
- the LOC138341822 gene encoding uncharacterized protein, with amino-acid sequence MVDNPRARMNKFVIGVSILVDKEIRTAMLLNDMDISRLMVYAQQIEVSKIREISEEFDIHVDIHVDGHVDVHVESNIHIEFDVDIDVDVDVHVHIDIDNDVDIYIDIDIDIYIYFHGHYNVNVHLDNHIHNDIHVDADIDINRDVHVDVYIDAHVDIHIKLHVQVHIDIDVRVIVNIDAHVHIEVDINVHVDIDVDVHVDINIDINFDVDIDVDFNVDLEIDVNIDVHADIHVDIYISVDVHIHVYNDVEVDVHIDIDVHGNVNVHIDIYIGIHVDTHVDIQVYIDFYIEVDVNVDIDVHIDNYVNVNIDIDIDVDVDIDVYVDVEINVHVNLYIDIDIDVGIDLYIHFHIVVQLGNHVHTDVHVDIDVYIVLDIEVDVDIDVDIDIDIEIMLC